AACAAATTTGCGAATTGTGGGGGAATCATCTGCAACAAGAATTACCCTTTTCATTGAATTTACTACTCCTTTTTATATCCTACAGTTTTAGGAAAGCTAACAAGGTTGAAAGCTTTAGAGATACCCTGTAAAGTTTCCGAATACCCTATGAATAAATAACCACCCCTGTTAAGTGAATTATAAAGGTGATTAACTACTTTTATTTTTGATGCTGTATCGAAATAAATAAGAACATTTGCACAGAAAATCAGATCGAAATTGATCATTGTTTTCATCATAAAATCATCGTACAGATTAAGAATTTTAAACGTTGCCATTTTTTTGATTTCAGGAGCAACTTCAAAAAGGCCTCCGTTATTTTTGAAATATTTTTTCAAATAGTACGGGGGTGTATTCCTTATTGAATAATCCTTGTAAACTCCCTGATTTGCGGTTTCGATAATTGCAGAACTGATATCAGTACCGATAATCTCGATTTCCATATTGGGATACTTCGGTTTAACAAGATCCTGAAATACCATTGCGATAGAATAAGCTTCTTCGCCGGACGAACTTGCGGCGCTCCAGATTCTTAGTTTATTCCTGTTAAGGATTGTCCTATTTGCTATAAGGGCCGGGAATATTTGGGAAACCAGAGCATCCAATTGTGGCTGGTTCCGGAAAAAGAATGTTTCGTTGATGGTAATTGCTTCGTAAAAGTACCTTTTTTCTTCAGAGAAGCCCGATCCACACGATTTTAAAATCGCAAAATATTCTTCAAAACTTTTTAGACCCAGGAATGTAATCCTTCTCTGAAGACGGCTCTCCAGCAGATATTTTTTATTATCCTGGAAA
This Melioribacteraceae bacterium DNA region includes the following protein-coding sequences:
- a CDS encoding protein-glutamate O-methyltransferase CheR; amino-acid sequence: MNPSLPKQMFMSISLFQEIRKYIYDSTGIYFQDNKKYLLESRLQRRITFLGLKSFEEYFAILKSCGSGFSEEKRYFYEAITINETFFFRNQPQLDALVSQIFPALIANRTILNRNKLRIWSAASSSGEEAYSIAMVFQDLVKPKYPNMEIEIIGTDISSAIIETANQGVYKDYSIRNTPPYYLKKYFKNNGGLFEVAPEIKKMATFKILNLYDDFMMKTMINFDLIFCANVLIYFDTASKIKVVNHLYNSLNRGGYLFIGYSETLQGISKAFNLVSFPKTVGYKKE